From Malaciobacter mytili LMG 24559:
TGAGATGAGTGATGCTAGATATGGCTTTGATTGGAATAAACAATTTGAATTATGTTTAGACCCAGAAAGAGCAAGGGAATATCATGATGAAACTCTTCCTCAAGATGTATTTAAAGAAGCCGAATTTTGTTCTATGTGTGGACCAAAATTTTGTTCATATAAAATTACTCAAAAAATCGTTAGCGAACATGGCGATAAAATGGTAAATGCGGGATAAAGCAATAAAAATTTAAAAGAGAGTGACTTTTCACTCTCTTTTTTTTAGTCTAAATTTTTTGGGTAAATTTTTTTTTACTTAAAATAAAGTATAAAATTAAGACAAAAATTATCCTATTTGTTTTATAATACATAAAATTTTTAAAATTAAGGAATTAATATGGCAACAATAGCAGATATTAAAAGTGCATTAGAAAATGTAAAATATCCTGGGTTTGCTAAATCTATTGTAGATTTTGGATTTGTAAAAGATGTTCAAGTAGAAGGTTCTGCCTGTATTATTACACTTGAAATTACTTCAAGTGCACCTGAAGTTGAAGAAAACTTAAGAAAAGATATTCATTCTTCATTAGTAGGAGTTGTTGAAAATATAACATTAAATATAAAAAAACCTGAAGCACCATCTCAACAAAGTAATAGTGTAAGTGGAAAAAATATAGCACCTCAAATTAAAAACTTTGTAATGGTAAGTTCTGGAAAAGGTGGAGTTGGTAAATCAACAACAACTGTAAACTTAGCAGTAGCAGCAGCTATGCAAGGCAAAAGAGTAGGTATCTTAGATGCTGATATTTATGGACCAAATATTCCAAGAATGATGGGAATAAATGGAAAAGAAGTAGAAGTTATTGGAAATAAAGCAAGACCATTTAAAGCTTATGGTGTTGATGTTATGTCTATGGGATCATTAATGGAAGAAGGTCAAGCCCTTATTTGGAGAGGTGCTATGATTATGAAGGCTATTCAACAATTATTAAGAGATATTTTATGGGAAGACTTAGATATTTTATTTATTGATATGCCTCCAGGAACAGGAGATGCTCAATTAACTTTAGCTCAAAGTGTACCTGTAACTTGTGGTATAAATGTTACTACTCCTCAACATGTTGCCCTTGATGATAGTAGAAGAAGTTTAGATATGTTTAAAAAACTTCATATACCAATTGGTGGAATTATTGAAAATATGAGTGGATTTATTTGTCCAAAATGTAATGAAGAATCAGATATTTTTGGAATGGGAACTTGTAATGAATTAGCAGAGCAATATAATACTCAAGTTTTAGGTCATTTACCAATTGAACCTGCTATTAGACAAGGTGGAGATAATGGTAAACCAATAGTATATTTCCAACCAGAATCACAAACTGCAAAAAGATATATGCAATCTGCACAAAAATTAATTGCATATATTGATGATATAACAGGAACAGTATCAAATGCTTCTATTCAGCCAACAACACCTCCAGGGGTGAGTGC
This genomic window contains:
- a CDS encoding Mrp/NBP35 family ATP-binding protein, with amino-acid sequence MATIADIKSALENVKYPGFAKSIVDFGFVKDVQVEGSACIITLEITSSAPEVEENLRKDIHSSLVGVVENITLNIKKPEAPSQQSNSVSGKNIAPQIKNFVMVSSGKGGVGKSTTTVNLAVAAAMQGKRVGILDADIYGPNIPRMMGINGKEVEVIGNKARPFKAYGVDVMSMGSLMEEGQALIWRGAMIMKAIQQLLRDILWEDLDILFIDMPPGTGDAQLTLAQSVPVTCGINVTTPQHVALDDSRRSLDMFKKLHIPIGGIIENMSGFICPKCNEESDIFGMGTCNELAEQYNTQVLGHLPIEPAIRQGGDNGKPIVYFQPESQTAKRYMQSAQKLIAYIDDITGTVSNASIQPTTPPGVSACSSAGASSSSHNGGGCGCH